A genomic window from Anas platyrhynchos isolate ZD024472 breed Pekin duck chromosome 13, IASCAAS_PekinDuck_T2T, whole genome shotgun sequence includes:
- the CNBP gene encoding CCHC-type zinc finger nucleic acid binding protein isoform X3: MSSNECFKCGRTGHWARECPTGIGRGRGMRSRGRGFQFMSSSLPDICYRCGESGHLAKDCDLQEDEACYNCGRGGHIAKDCKEPKREREQCCYNCGKPGHLARDCDHADEQKCYSCGEFGHIQKDCTKVKCYRCGETGHVAINCSKTSEVNCYRCGESGHLARECTIEATA, translated from the exons ATGAGCAGCAACGAGTGCTTCAAGTGTGGGCGTACTGGCCACTGGGCTCGGGAGTGCCCAACTGGGATTGGCCGTGGCCGTGGGATGAGAAGCCGTGGCAGAG GCTTCCAGTTCATGTCTTCATCTCTGCCGGACATCTGTTACCGCTGTGGTGAGTCTGGCCATCTTGCCAAGGACTGTGATCTTCAGGAGGAT GAAGCCTGCTATAACTGCGGTAGAGGTGGCCACATTGCGAAGGACTGCAAGGAGccgaagagggagagagagcagTGCTGCTACAACTGTGGCAAACCTGGCCATCTCGCTCGCGACTGTGACCATGCAGATGAGCAGAAGTGCTATTCTTGCGGAGAGTTTGGACACATTCAAAAAGACTGCACCAAAGTGAAATGCTATAG GTGTGGTGAAACTGGCCATGTAGCCATCAACTGCAGCAAGACCAGTGAAGTCAACTGCTATCGCTGCGGCGAGTCAGGGCACCTTGCACGGGAATGCACAATTGAAGCTACAGcctaa
- the CNBP gene encoding CCHC-type zinc finger nucleic acid binding protein isoform X4, which yields MSSNECFKCGRTGHWARECPTGIGRGRGMRSRGRGFQFMSSSLPDICYRCGESGHLAKDCDLQEDACYNCGRGGHIAKDCKEPKREREQCCYNCGKPGHLARDCDHADEQKCYSCGEFGHIQKDCTKVKCYRCGETGHVAINCSKTSEVNCYRCGESGHLARECTIEATA from the exons ATGAGCAGCAACGAGTGCTTCAAGTGTGGGCGTACTGGCCACTGGGCTCGGGAGTGCCCAACTGGGATTGGCCGTGGCCGTGGGATGAGAAGCCGTGGCAGAG GCTTCCAGTTCATGTCTTCATCTCTGCCGGACATCTGTTACCGCTGTGGTGAGTCTGGCCATCTTGCCAAGGACTGTGATCTTCAGGAGGATG CCTGCTATAACTGCGGTAGAGGTGGCCACATTGCGAAGGACTGCAAGGAGccgaagagggagagagagcagTGCTGCTACAACTGTGGCAAACCTGGCCATCTCGCTCGCGACTGTGACCATGCAGATGAGCAGAAGTGCTATTCTTGCGGAGAGTTTGGACACATTCAAAAAGACTGCACCAAAGTGAAATGCTATAG GTGTGGTGAAACTGGCCATGTAGCCATCAACTGCAGCAAGACCAGTGAAGTCAACTGCTATCGCTGCGGCGAGTCAGGGCACCTTGCACGGGAATGCACAATTGAAGCTACAGcctaa
- the CNBP gene encoding CCHC-type zinc finger nucleic acid binding protein isoform X2, translated as MSSNECFKCGRTGHWARECPTGIGRGRGMRSRGRAGFQFMSSSLPDICYRCGESGHLAKDCDLQEDACYNCGRGGHIAKDCKEPKREREQCCYNCGKPGHLARDCDHADEQKCYSCGEFGHIQKDCTKVKCYRCGETGHVAINCSKTSEVNCYRCGESGHLARECTIEATA; from the exons ATGAGCAGCAACGAGTGCTTCAAGTGTGGGCGTACTGGCCACTGGGCTCGGGAGTGCCCAACTGGGATTGGCCGTGGCCGTGGGATGAGAAGCCGTGGCAGAG CAGGCTTCCAGTTCATGTCTTCATCTCTGCCGGACATCTGTTACCGCTGTGGTGAGTCTGGCCATCTTGCCAAGGACTGTGATCTTCAGGAGGATG CCTGCTATAACTGCGGTAGAGGTGGCCACATTGCGAAGGACTGCAAGGAGccgaagagggagagagagcagTGCTGCTACAACTGTGGCAAACCTGGCCATCTCGCTCGCGACTGTGACCATGCAGATGAGCAGAAGTGCTATTCTTGCGGAGAGTTTGGACACATTCAAAAAGACTGCACCAAAGTGAAATGCTATAG GTGTGGTGAAACTGGCCATGTAGCCATCAACTGCAGCAAGACCAGTGAAGTCAACTGCTATCGCTGCGGCGAGTCAGGGCACCTTGCACGGGAATGCACAATTGAAGCTACAGcctaa
- the CNBP gene encoding CCHC-type zinc finger nucleic acid binding protein isoform X1, with protein MSSNECFKCGRTGHWARECPTGIGRGRGMRSRGRAGFQFMSSSLPDICYRCGESGHLAKDCDLQEDEACYNCGRGGHIAKDCKEPKREREQCCYNCGKPGHLARDCDHADEQKCYSCGEFGHIQKDCTKVKCYRCGETGHVAINCSKTSEVNCYRCGESGHLARECTIEATA; from the exons ATGAGCAGCAACGAGTGCTTCAAGTGTGGGCGTACTGGCCACTGGGCTCGGGAGTGCCCAACTGGGATTGGCCGTGGCCGTGGGATGAGAAGCCGTGGCAGAG CAGGCTTCCAGTTCATGTCTTCATCTCTGCCGGACATCTGTTACCGCTGTGGTGAGTCTGGCCATCTTGCCAAGGACTGTGATCTTCAGGAGGAT GAAGCCTGCTATAACTGCGGTAGAGGTGGCCACATTGCGAAGGACTGCAAGGAGccgaagagggagagagagcagTGCTGCTACAACTGTGGCAAACCTGGCCATCTCGCTCGCGACTGTGACCATGCAGATGAGCAGAAGTGCTATTCTTGCGGAGAGTTTGGACACATTCAAAAAGACTGCACCAAAGTGAAATGCTATAG GTGTGGTGAAACTGGCCATGTAGCCATCAACTGCAGCAAGACCAGTGAAGTCAACTGCTATCGCTGCGGCGAGTCAGGGCACCTTGCACGGGAATGCACAATTGAAGCTACAGcctaa